A stretch of Pseudomonas sp. LRP2-20 DNA encodes these proteins:
- a CDS encoding cobyric acid synthase, whose translation MTTLMVQGTTSDAGKSTLVTALCRWLLRQGVSVVPFKPQNMALNSAVTADGGEIGRAQAVQAQACRLAPHTDMNPVLLKPNSDTGAQVIIQGRAVTSMNAVAYHDYKAIAMQAVLASHQRLSAAYPVVMVEGAGSPAEINLRAGDIANMGFAEAVDCPVILVADINRGGVFAHLVGTLELLSPSEQARVKGFVINRFRGDIALLQPGLDWLEQRTGKPVLGVLPYVTDLHLEAEDGIDIRQGAKQDRLLKVIVPVLPRISNHTDFDPLRLHPQVDLQFIGPGQPIPAADLIILPGSKSVRGDLAQLCERGWDKAIARHLRYGGKLIGICGGLQMLGREVHDPLGLEGAAGSSPGLGLFDYVTVLEADKQLRNVAGTLNLEAAPVAGYEIHAGVTAGPALEQPAVQLADGRCDGAVSADGQILATYLHGLFEGSQSCAALLRWAGLENAQAIDYEALRERDIERLADLVETHLDTAKLRSLCGVA comes from the coding sequence ATGACCACCCTCATGGTGCAGGGCACCACCTCCGATGCCGGCAAGAGCACACTGGTCACCGCCTTGTGCCGCTGGCTGTTGCGTCAGGGCGTCAGTGTGGTGCCGTTCAAGCCTCAGAACATGGCGCTCAACAGCGCCGTCACCGCCGACGGTGGCGAAATCGGCCGCGCCCAGGCGGTACAGGCCCAGGCCTGCCGGCTGGCGCCGCACACCGACATGAACCCGGTCCTGCTCAAGCCCAACAGTGACACGGGCGCCCAGGTGATCATCCAGGGTCGAGCCGTCACCAGCATGAACGCGGTGGCCTATCACGACTACAAGGCCATCGCCATGCAAGCGGTGCTGGCCTCGCACCAGCGCCTCAGCGCGGCCTACCCGGTGGTGATGGTCGAAGGGGCGGGCTCGCCGGCGGAAATCAACCTGCGCGCGGGTGACATCGCCAACATGGGCTTTGCCGAGGCGGTCGACTGCCCGGTGATCCTGGTTGCCGACATCAACCGTGGCGGGGTGTTCGCCCACCTGGTCGGCACCCTCGAGCTGCTTTCGCCGAGCGAGCAGGCGCGGGTCAAGGGCTTTGTCATCAACCGCTTTCGCGGCGACATCGCGCTGCTGCAGCCGGGCCTGGACTGGCTGGAGCAACGCACCGGCAAGCCCGTGCTGGGTGTGTTGCCCTATGTCACCGACCTGCACCTGGAAGCTGAGGATGGCATCGACATCCGCCAGGGCGCCAAGCAGGATCGCCTGCTCAAGGTGATCGTCCCGGTGCTGCCGCGCATCAGCAACCACACCGATTTCGACCCGCTGCGCCTGCACCCGCAGGTCGACCTGCAGTTCATCGGGCCAGGCCAGCCGATCCCGGCTGCCGACCTGATCATCCTGCCCGGCTCGAAAAGCGTGCGCGGCGACCTGGCGCAGCTGTGCGAGCGTGGCTGGGACAAGGCCATCGCGCGGCACCTGCGCTATGGCGGCAAGTTGATCGGTATCTGCGGTGGCCTGCAGATGCTGGGGCGCGAAGTACACGACCCGCTCGGCCTGGAGGGGGCCGCCGGCTCCAGCCCGGGGCTGGGCCTGTTCGATTACGTCACAGTGCTCGAAGCCGACAAGCAACTGCGCAACGTTGCCGGGACCCTTAACCTGGAAGCCGCACCGGTCGCTGGTTATGAAATTCATGCCGGCGTTACCGCAGGCCCTGCGCTGGAGCAGCCTGCCGTGCAGCTTGCCGATGGCCGCTGTGACGGCGCGGTCAGCGCCGATGGCCAGATCCTCGCTACCTACCTCCATGGCCTGTTCGAGGGCAGCCAGTCATGTGCCGCGTTGCTGCGCTGGGCGGGGCTGGAGAACGCGCAGGCCATCGATTACGAAGCCCTGCGCGAACGTGATATCGAGCGCCTGGCCGACCTTGTGGAAACGCATCTGGATACCGCGAAACTGCGAAGCCTGTGTGGAGTCGCCTGA
- the cobD gene encoding threonine-phosphate decarboxylase CobD has protein sequence MLEHGGRLLRAVRQYGIAREDWLDLSSGIAPWPYPIPSIPLDAWARLPEAEDGLEDAARRYYGVPQLLPVAGSQAAIQALPMLRPLGRVGVLTPCYAEHPHAWRRAGHQLIELDERQVEAQLDQLDVLVLVNPNNPTGRLVSPERLLAWHARLAQRGGWLVVDEAFMDNTPEHSVAACAERPGLIVLRSFGKFFGLAGVRLGCVVAELPLLQRLAELLGPWTVSGPTRVLAQACFADHTAHRAQIERCAQASQRLATLLQACGLAPSGGCDLFQYVRSACAAHLHDFLARRGILVRLFEQPAAVRLGLPANAADEQRLAQALADYQKETA, from the coding sequence ATGCTTGAACACGGTGGCCGCCTGTTGCGGGCGGTACGGCAATACGGGATCGCCCGCGAAGACTGGCTAGATCTGTCTAGCGGCATCGCCCCTTGGCCATACCCGATTCCGTCGATTCCACTGGACGCCTGGGCCCGGCTGCCGGAAGCCGAGGACGGTCTGGAAGACGCCGCGCGGCGCTACTACGGCGTGCCGCAACTGTTGCCGGTGGCAGGTTCACAGGCGGCGATCCAGGCCTTGCCCATGCTGCGCCCGCTTGGGCGCGTTGGCGTGCTGACGCCGTGCTACGCCGAGCACCCGCATGCCTGGCGGCGAGCGGGGCACCAGCTGATCGAACTGGACGAACGCCAGGTCGAGGCGCAGCTCGACCAGCTCGACGTGTTGGTGCTGGTCAATCCGAACAACCCGACCGGGCGGCTCGTGTCGCCTGAGCGGCTGCTGGCCTGGCATGCGCGCCTCGCGCAACGCGGTGGCTGGCTGGTGGTGGACGAAGCGTTCATGGACAACACGCCCGAACACAGTGTGGCGGCTTGCGCCGAGCGCCCAGGGCTGATCGTGCTGCGTTCGTTCGGCAAGTTCTTTGGCCTGGCCGGTGTGCGCCTGGGCTGCGTGGTGGCCGAACTGCCGCTGTTGCAGCGCCTTGCCGAGCTGCTCGGCCCCTGGACAGTCAGTGGCCCGACCCGGGTGCTGGCGCAAGCCTGCTTTGCCGACCACACGGCGCATCGAGCGCAGATCGAGCGCTGCGCCCAGGCCAGTCAACGCCTGGCTACGCTGCTGCAGGCCTGTGGCCTGGCCCCCAGCGGTGGCTGCGACCTGTTCCAGTACGTGCGCAGCGCGTGCGCAGCCCACCTGCATGACTTTCTCGCCCGTCGCGGCATCCTCGTGCGCCTGTTCGAGCAGCCTGCGGCCGTGCGCCTTGGGCTGCCGGCAAATGCCGCAGACGAGCAGCGCCTGGCCCAGGCCTTGGCCGATTATCAGAAGGAAACGGCATGA
- the cbiB gene encoding adenosylcobinamide-phosphate synthase CbiB, giving the protein MSVALLTVAGVALDALLGEPQRRHPLVGFGNLASSLERRLNAGGRGWRSHGVSAWFLAVVPLTLVALILSWLPYVGWLVDVLALYCALGLRSLGEHVLPVANALRQGDLEQARRRVGYLVSRETRELDAPAVARAATESVLENGSDAVFAALFWFVVAGAPGVVLYRLSNTLDAMWGYRNERFERFGWCAARIDDVLNYIPARLVALTYALLGKTRLALACWRKQAPLWDSPNAGPVMASGAGALGVELGGPAVYHGELHERPRLGEGPMADADAIERGWNLVQRGVWLWLLLICVGAYLNA; this is encoded by the coding sequence ATGAGCGTCGCTTTGCTGACCGTGGCCGGCGTGGCCCTGGACGCGCTGCTGGGTGAGCCGCAACGCCGGCACCCGCTGGTGGGTTTCGGCAACCTGGCGTCGAGCCTGGAGCGCCGCTTGAATGCCGGTGGGCGCGGCTGGCGCAGCCACGGCGTGAGCGCCTGGTTTCTGGCTGTCGTGCCCTTGACCCTGGTGGCGCTGATTCTGTCCTGGCTGCCCTATGTAGGCTGGCTGGTGGACGTGCTGGCGCTGTATTGCGCCCTCGGCTTGCGCAGCCTCGGCGAGCACGTGCTGCCAGTGGCCAACGCCTTGCGCCAGGGTGATCTTGAGCAAGCGCGGCGCCGCGTGGGTTATCTGGTCAGCCGGGAAACCCGCGAGCTGGACGCGCCAGCGGTCGCCCGAGCAGCCACCGAATCGGTGCTGGAGAATGGCAGCGATGCGGTGTTCGCCGCGCTGTTCTGGTTCGTGGTGGCCGGTGCGCCGGGTGTGGTGCTGTACCGCCTGAGCAATACCCTGGACGCCATGTGGGGTTATCGCAACGAACGCTTCGAGCGCTTTGGCTGGTGCGCGGCGCGCATCGACGATGTGCTGAACTATATTCCCGCCAGGCTGGTGGCGTTGACTTACGCACTGCTTGGCAAGACGCGCCTGGCCCTGGCCTGCTGGCGCAAACAGGCGCCACTGTGGGACAGCCCCAACGCCGGGCCGGTGATGGCCTCCGGTGCCGGTGCGCTGGGTGTCGAGCTCGGCGGCCCTGCGGTTTACCACGGCGAGTTGCACGAGCGCCCGCGCCTGGGTGAAGGGCCAATGGCTGATGCCGATGCCATCGAGCGCGGCTGGAACCTGGTGCAGCGTGGCGTATGGCTGTGGCTATTGCTGATCTGCGTGGGGGCCTATCTGAATGCTTGA
- the bluB gene encoding 5,6-dimethylbenzimidazole synthase encodes MSDHAYSAAERAAIYRAIGERRDMRHFAGGTVAPELLGRLLAAAHQAPSVGLMQPWRFIRISQRELRVRIQALVEEERVRTADALGERSDEFMKLKVEGISDCAEVLVAALMDNRESHIFGRRTLPEMDLASLACAIQNLWLAARAEGLGLGWVSLFDPQALAALLGMPAGAKPVAVLCLGPVTAFYAQPMLVQENWAEERPLSDMLFENQWGERP; translated from the coding sequence ATGAGCGATCACGCCTACAGCGCTGCCGAGCGCGCCGCTATCTACCGCGCAATCGGTGAGCGCCGCGACATGCGCCATTTTGCCGGCGGCACGGTCGCCCCTGAGCTGCTCGGCCGCCTGCTGGCCGCCGCGCATCAGGCGCCGAGTGTCGGCCTGATGCAGCCGTGGCGTTTCATCCGCATCAGCCAGCGCGAGCTGCGTGTGCGTATTCAGGCCTTGGTCGAAGAGGAGCGGGTGCGTACTGCCGACGCGCTGGGCGAGCGCTCTGACGAGTTCATGAAGCTCAAGGTCGAAGGCATCAGCGATTGCGCCGAAGTGCTGGTAGCAGCCCTGATGGACAACCGCGAGTCGCACATCTTCGGCCGCCGCACCTTACCTGAGATGGACCTGGCTTCGCTGGCCTGCGCGATCCAGAACCTGTGGCTGGCCGCCCGTGCCGAGGGGCTGGGGCTGGGCTGGGTCTCGTTGTTCGACCCGCAAGCCCTGGCCGCGCTGCTGGGCATGCCGGCCGGGGCCAAGCCGGTGGCGGTGCTGTGCCTGGGGCCGGTCACCGCGTTCTATGCACAGCCAATGCTGGTACAGGAAAACTGGGCCGAGGAACGCCCCTTGAGTGACATGCTGTTCGAGAACCAATGGGGAGAACGCCCATGA
- a CDS encoding cobyrinate a,c-diamide synthase, which produces MSEARSCPAVLIAAPASGQGKTTVTAALARLHRNLGRNVRVFKCGPDFLDPMILERASGAPVYQLDLWMIGAEESRRLLWQAAEEADLILIEGVMGLFDGTPSSADLARHFGVPVLAVIDGTAMAQTFGALALGLARYQADLPFAGVLANRVGSLRHAQLLEGSLTEGLRWYGGLSRERGIELPSRHLGLVQASELNDLDARLDAAAEALGASCDATLPPPVAFAAPEPQPRAASLSGVRIGVARDEAFAFTYGANLDLLRDLGAQLAFFSPLHDQALPAVDSLYLPGGYPELHHQALAANTPMCEAIRAHHAQGKPLLAECGGMLYLLDALTDVAGERAGLLGLLPGEATMQKRLAALALQAVDLPEGTLRGHTYHHSLTSTELEPIARGLSPNGGRGNEAVYRLGRLTASYVHFYFPSNPDAAAALLRP; this is translated from the coding sequence GTGAGTGAAGCGCGCAGTTGCCCGGCGGTGCTGATCGCGGCACCCGCTTCTGGCCAGGGCAAGACCACCGTGACTGCAGCCCTGGCCCGCCTGCACCGCAACCTTGGGCGTAACGTCCGGGTGTTCAAGTGCGGCCCCGATTTCCTCGACCCGATGATCCTTGAGCGGGCCAGTGGCGCGCCGGTGTACCAGCTCGATCTGTGGATGATCGGCGCCGAAGAAAGCCGCCGGCTGCTCTGGCAAGCCGCAGAAGAAGCCGACCTGATCCTGATCGAAGGGGTGATGGGGCTGTTCGATGGCACCCCGTCGAGCGCCGATCTGGCCCGCCACTTCGGCGTGCCGGTGCTGGCGGTGATCGACGGCACGGCCATGGCCCAGACTTTCGGTGCCCTGGCCCTGGGCCTGGCGCGTTACCAGGCCGACCTGCCGTTCGCCGGGGTGCTGGCCAACCGGGTCGGTAGCCTGCGCCACGCGCAACTGCTCGAAGGCAGCCTGACCGAGGGCCTGCGCTGGTATGGCGGGCTGTCACGCGAGCGCGGTATCGAGCTGCCCAGCCGCCACCTGGGGCTGGTCCAGGCTAGCGAACTGAACGACCTGGATGCCCGCCTGGACGCTGCCGCCGAAGCCCTCGGCGCCAGCTGCGATGCCACCTTGCCGCCGCCGGTGGCCTTTGCCGCGCCCGAGCCACAGCCGCGCGCTGCGTCGCTGAGCGGTGTTCGCATTGGTGTGGCGCGTGACGAAGCGTTCGCCTTTACCTACGGCGCCAACCTCGATCTGTTGCGTGATCTGGGCGCACAGCTGGCGTTCTTCTCGCCGCTGCATGATCAGGCGCTGCCGGCCGTGGACAGCCTGTATCTGCCGGGGGGATATCCTGAGCTGCATCACCAGGCGCTGGCTGCCAATACGCCGATGTGCGAAGCGATCCGTGCCCATCATGCCCAGGGCAAGCCGTTGCTGGCCGAGTGCGGCGGCATGCTGTACCTGCTCGATGCACTGACCGATGTCGCTGGCGAGCGTGCCGGACTGCTCGGTCTGCTGCCAGGCGAGGCAACCATGCAGAAGCGCCTGGCGGCCCTGGCCTTGCAGGCCGTGGACTTGCCGGAAGGCACCCTGCGCGGGCATACCTACCACCACTCGCTGACCAGCACCGAGTTGGAGCCGATCGCGCGAGGCCTGAGCCCCAATGGCGGGCGCGGCAACGAAGCGGTGTATCGACTGGGCCGGCTGACTGCCTCTTACGTGCACTTCTACTTCCCGTCCAACCCTGATGCGGCGGCGGCGCTGTTGCGGCCATGA
- the cobO gene encoding cob(I)yrinic acid a,c-diamide adenosyltransferase has product MSESTERDERHLARMQRKKAVIDERIANSPNECGLLLVLTGNGKGKSSSAFGMLARALGHGMQCGVVQFIKGRNSTGEELFFRRFPEQVRYHVMGEGFTWETQDRQRDIAAAEAAWAVSRQLLQDPSVQFVVLDELNIALKHGYLDLDQVLSDIQARPPMQHVIVTGRAAKPEMIELADTVTEMGMLKHAFQAGIRAQKGVEL; this is encoded by the coding sequence ATGAGCGAATCCACCGAACGCGACGAACGCCACCTGGCGCGCATGCAGCGCAAGAAGGCGGTCATCGACGAACGCATCGCCAATTCCCCCAACGAATGCGGGCTGCTGCTGGTGCTCACCGGCAACGGCAAGGGTAAGAGCAGCTCGGCCTTCGGCATGCTCGCCCGGGCCCTGGGCCATGGCATGCAGTGCGGTGTGGTGCAGTTCATCAAGGGCCGCAACAGCACCGGCGAGGAGCTGTTCTTCCGCCGCTTCCCAGAGCAGGTGCGCTACCACGTGATGGGCGAAGGCTTCACCTGGGAGACCCAGGACCGCCAGCGTGACATCGCAGCCGCCGAAGCGGCCTGGGCGGTATCGCGCCAGCTGCTGCAAGACCCGAGCGTGCAGTTCGTGGTACTCGATGAGCTGAACATCGCCCTCAAGCACGGCTACCTCGACCTCGACCAGGTGCTGAGTGACATTCAGGCCCGGCCACCGATGCAGCATGTGATCGTCACCGGTCGCGCAGCCAAGCCTGAAATGATCGAACTGGCCGACACCGTCACCGAGATGGGCATGCTCAAGCACGCCTTCCAGGCCGGTATCCGTGCGCAGAAGGGCGTCGAACTGTGA
- a CDS encoding tartrate dehydrogenase yields the protein MNNYKIAAIPGDGIGVEVIAAGVEVLQALAARRGTFGIDFQHFDWGSERYLREGQYIPEGGLESLKAFDAIFFGAVGSQQVPDHVSLWGLRLPICQGFDQYANVRPARVLPGIASPLAKGKAIDWVIVRENSEGEYSGSGGRVHQGLPIEVATEVSTFTRVGVERIHRFAFELARTRPAKHLTLVTKSNAQRHGMVLWDEVFADVAKDYPDVRTTRELVDAVTTTMVLKPEQLDVVVATNLHADILSDLAAALSGSLGIAPTANLNPSREFPSMFEPIHGSAFDITGKGVANPIATFWTAVMMLEHLGEAAAARELMAAIEAVTESGLHTPDLGGKATTREVTDAVLALLRRG from the coding sequence ATGAACAACTACAAGATCGCCGCCATCCCGGGTGATGGCATCGGGGTCGAAGTGATTGCGGCGGGAGTGGAAGTGCTGCAGGCCCTGGCGGCCAGGCGCGGTACCTTCGGCATTGATTTCCAGCACTTCGACTGGGGCTCGGAACGCTACCTGCGTGAGGGCCAGTACATTCCCGAGGGTGGCCTGGAATCGCTCAAGGCCTTCGACGCCATCTTCTTCGGCGCCGTGGGCAGCCAGCAAGTGCCCGATCATGTGTCGCTGTGGGGCCTGCGCCTGCCGATCTGCCAGGGCTTCGACCAGTACGCCAACGTACGCCCGGCGCGCGTGCTGCCTGGCATTGCCAGCCCGCTGGCCAAGGGCAAGGCAATCGACTGGGTGATCGTGCGCGAGAACTCCGAAGGCGAATACTCCGGCAGCGGTGGCCGGGTGCACCAGGGGCTGCCGATCGAGGTGGCTACCGAGGTCTCGACCTTCACCCGCGTGGGCGTGGAGCGCATCCACCGTTTCGCCTTCGAACTGGCCCGCACTCGCCCGGCGAAGCACCTGACCCTGGTGACCAAATCCAACGCCCAGCGCCACGGTATGGTGCTGTGGGACGAAGTGTTCGCGGACGTGGCCAAGGATTACCCGGATGTGCGCACCACCCGTGAGCTGGTGGACGCGGTGACCACCACCATGGTGCTCAAGCCCGAGCAGCTGGATGTGGTGGTGGCGACCAACCTGCATGCCGACATCCTCTCGGACCTGGCCGCCGCACTGTCCGGCAGCCTGGGCATCGCGCCCACTGCAAACCTCAACCCGAGCCGCGAATTCCCGTCGATGTTCGAACCGATCCACGGCTCGGCCTTCGACATCACCGGCAAGGGCGTGGCCAACCCGATCGCGACATTCTGGACGGCGGTGATGATGCTTGAACACCTGGGCGAGGCCGCCGCTGCGCGCGAGCTGATGGCGGCTATCGAAGCGGTGACCGAAAGTGGCCTGCACACGCCGGACCTGGGTGGCAAGGCAACCACTCGCGAGGTGACCGACGCAGTGCTGGCGTTGCTCCGCCGCGGGTAG
- a CDS encoding LysR family transcriptional regulator: MNPTQDLGFFHLLAKQGSLAATARELGVTPPAVSKRLATLEARLGIRLVNRTTRSMSLTAEGELYFAHAARILAQVDEVEQLIGQHRAEPKGLIRVNASLGFGRRYIGPALADFYARHPDIEVQLEISDHPLDLASHGFDLGIRFGSLPDASFHARKIASNRRLLCASPLYLEKHGTPQKLTDLSQHNCIFLRQNESPYGVWTFTNGGRTQNIKVRGALSCNDGEVALNWALQGHGILLRAEWDIARYVRSGRLRLLLEDQTPTRADVYAVYPQQLHLSARVRRLIDFLIERFERIDHLDLEDVP, from the coding sequence ATGAATCCGACACAGGACCTGGGCTTCTTCCATCTGCTGGCCAAGCAAGGCAGCCTGGCCGCCACGGCCCGTGAGCTGGGCGTGACGCCACCCGCCGTGAGCAAGCGACTGGCCACGCTGGAAGCACGCCTGGGCATCCGCCTGGTCAACCGCACCACCCGCTCCATGAGCTTGACCGCCGAGGGCGAGCTGTACTTCGCTCATGCCGCGCGGATCCTCGCCCAGGTCGACGAAGTGGAGCAGTTGATCGGCCAGCACCGTGCCGAACCCAAGGGGCTGATCCGGGTCAACGCGTCGCTGGGCTTCGGCCGCCGCTACATCGGCCCGGCACTGGCCGACTTCTATGCCCGCCACCCCGACATCGAGGTGCAGTTGGAGATCAGCGACCATCCGCTGGACCTGGCCAGCCATGGCTTCGACCTGGGCATTCGTTTCGGCAGCCTGCCGGATGCGTCCTTCCACGCCCGCAAGATCGCCTCCAACCGCCGCTTGCTGTGCGCCTCCCCGCTGTATCTGGAGAAGCACGGCACGCCGCAGAAGCTGACGGACCTGAGCCAGCACAACTGCATTTTCCTGCGCCAGAACGAATCGCCCTATGGCGTGTGGACCTTCACCAATGGCGGCCGCACCCAGAACATCAAGGTGCGTGGCGCATTAAGCTGCAATGACGGCGAGGTGGCGTTGAACTGGGCTTTGCAGGGTCACGGCATTCTGCTGCGCGCCGAATGGGACATCGCCCGCTACGTGCGCAGCGGGCGCCTGCGCCTGCTATTGGAGGACCAGACACCCACCCGCGCCGATGTCTATGCGGTTTACCCGCAGCAATTGCACCTCTCGGCGCGTGTTCGGCGCCTGATCGACTTCCTCATCGAACGTTTCGAACGCATCGACCATCTCGACCTGGAAGACGTGCCTTGA
- a CDS encoding dermonecrotic toxin domain-containing protein translates to MSTIDQRMKRSLAALDAGRPLVRLVDKLLGDYPDPYLLASEHAQQIMLKHTGKKMDPRFVWWHQFNTAGSSSTSFTGWRHSGPPQKSMVMTELVIERFDLYFQDASDQLDQVGGFYFQGPHAAAYDQRNEVRMLGSDVQKDLWQLDFAVLYRDQVERFWSVNGARFAVIAKINLLGQGAKALRDGNISRLDWQRLRALVADDLSEDELPTLAKLQRDSSSNALAVDRYVFAEGDRGGLFTLQAEDGRTLVYMPWASEALMGFDSGLAMARWLRVQLQSAATLEAFIEGCHSNPRDRAINQLIRVHLQGIADSRTDQAGLIALSLFKRRLGTNLFAWVASQAAEEMRRNALLLQDNSRLRKAMCSSYLSAFLGVFGGLAPLGWPMSLILLGASISKVGLDVDEALHAVDEQGRQDALRSAMVESIFATLNMIDIGFQSTLAALAYPTPPHEQGVVVEDWEVVESATLAVQGQESNALPDTVAATSGRLQGIRVRADGSCWIDLNGFTYRVRYSHELEVWLVVPADNPFAFGPLRPVRLNQGGEWELLQSPRLAGGTPPAVEGMGSTSSSFWDTYTSINAEQSKRLSSRALQRQKALLKHWSVAELQLGQAPASDANGLECVMVDGRPSYSYRYGNEYFNVLIEYYTSDESRVNDVFRSGIYRYGDEDSYINNLADSLGQLPKSNEVTLYRGGHRSRGTSGEFYRNGHLRLGDVLVNTDFTSFTENPYKVAEFASLPFAEAPGGLPGLFDDSSVVFELPAGAYREATPVSAFSIYWDEAESMFMPGNYFRIEGLEQVYGEHYRFIKVTLRQISAPASGAVHDLRTGLAFDLAAYRARFKSAQLPQRFFPA, encoded by the coding sequence ATGAGCACAATCGATCAACGCATGAAACGCAGCCTTGCGGCGCTGGACGCTGGGCGCCCGTTGGTGCGCCTGGTAGACAAGCTGCTGGGTGATTACCCTGATCCTTATCTGCTGGCGAGCGAACATGCGCAGCAGATCATGCTCAAGCACACCGGCAAAAAGATGGATCCCCGGTTCGTCTGGTGGCACCAGTTCAACACGGCAGGCTCCAGCAGCACCAGCTTCACGGGTTGGCGTCACAGTGGGCCACCGCAGAAGTCGATGGTGATGACCGAACTGGTGATCGAGCGATTCGACCTGTATTTCCAGGACGCGTCCGACCAGCTCGATCAGGTGGGTGGCTTTTATTTCCAGGGGCCGCATGCCGCTGCGTACGACCAGCGAAACGAAGTCCGGATGCTGGGCAGCGATGTGCAGAAGGACTTGTGGCAGCTGGATTTCGCGGTGCTCTACCGTGACCAGGTGGAACGGTTCTGGTCCGTCAATGGTGCCCGTTTTGCCGTGATTGCCAAGATCAACCTGCTGGGGCAAGGGGCGAAAGCACTGCGCGACGGCAACATCAGCAGGCTCGATTGGCAGCGTCTGCGCGCCTTGGTGGCTGACGATCTCAGCGAAGATGAACTGCCGACCCTGGCCAAGCTGCAGCGTGATAGCTCGAGCAATGCCCTGGCCGTAGACCGTTATGTGTTCGCCGAGGGTGACAGGGGAGGGCTGTTCACCTTGCAGGCCGAGGATGGCCGAACCTTGGTCTACATGCCCTGGGCCAGCGAGGCGCTCATGGGGTTCGATTCCGGGCTGGCGATGGCACGTTGGCTGCGAGTGCAACTGCAGTCTGCGGCGACACTGGAGGCGTTCATCGAGGGCTGCCACAGCAACCCGCGTGACAGGGCCATCAACCAGCTGATTCGCGTTCACCTGCAAGGTATTGCCGACAGCCGAACGGATCAGGCTGGGTTGATCGCCTTGTCTCTTTTCAAGCGCCGGCTGGGCACCAATCTCTTCGCCTGGGTGGCCAGCCAGGCCGCCGAGGAAATGCGCCGCAATGCCCTGCTGCTGCAGGACAACAGCAGGCTGCGCAAGGCGATGTGCAGCAGTTATCTGTCGGCGTTTCTCGGCGTTTTTGGCGGGCTTGCCCCATTGGGTTGGCCCATGTCGCTGATCCTGCTGGGCGCCAGCATCAGCAAGGTTGGGCTGGATGTCGATGAAGCGTTGCATGCCGTCGACGAGCAGGGGCGCCAGGACGCCCTGCGCTCGGCGATGGTCGAAAGCATCTTCGCCACCTTGAACATGATCGATATCGGCTTCCAGTCGACCTTGGCTGCCCTGGCCTACCCGACACCGCCCCATGAGCAAGGCGTCGTCGTGGAGGACTGGGAGGTCGTGGAGTCCGCGACCTTGGCTGTGCAGGGGCAGGAAAGCAATGCACTGCCCGATACCGTGGCGGCGACTAGCGGGCGCTTGCAAGGCATCAGGGTCCGAGCGGACGGCAGCTGCTGGATCGACCTAAACGGTTTTACCTACCGGGTGCGATACAGCCACGAACTCGAAGTCTGGCTGGTGGTGCCGGCAGACAACCCGTTTGCTTTCGGGCCGTTGCGGCCTGTGCGCCTGAATCAAGGGGGGGAGTGGGAGCTGCTGCAATCGCCACGGCTGGCTGGTGGTACGCCACCGGCCGTGGAAGGCATGGGCAGCACATCGTCTTCGTTCTGGGATACCTACACATCCATCAATGCAGAGCAGAGCAAGCGCCTTTCAAGCCGTGCCCTGCAACGGCAGAAGGCGTTGCTCAAGCACTGGTCGGTGGCCGAGCTCCAGCTCGGGCAAGCACCTGCCAGCGATGCCAATGGGCTGGAGTGCGTCATGGTGGATGGCCGCCCCAGCTACTCCTATCGCTACGGGAATGAATACTTCAACGTCCTGATCGAGTACTACACCAGTGATGAATCAAGGGTAAACGACGTTTTCCGTTCAGGTATCTATAGATACGGCGATGAAGACAGCTATATAAACAATCTGGCCGATAGCTTGGGGCAACTGCCCAAGAGCAACGAAGTCACGCTCTATCGCGGTGGGCACCGGTCGCGCGGTACCAGCGGTGAGTTCTATCGCAATGGCCATCTGCGGCTCGGTGATGTGCTAGTGAATACCGATTTCACTTCATTTACCGAAAACCCCTACAAGGTCGCCGAGTTCGCCTCCTTGCCTTTCGCCGAGGCTCCGGGCGGATTGCCGGGGTTGTTCGATGACAGTTCAGTGGTGTTCGAGCTGCCAGCCGGGGCTTATCGCGAAGCGACGCCGGTCAGCGCATTCTCCATCTACTGGGACGAAGCCGAGTCGATGTTCATGCCCGGCAACTACTTCCGCATCGAAGGCCTGGAGCAGGTCTATGGTGAGCATTACCGCTTCATCAAGGTCACGCTCAGGCAGATCAGCGCGCCTGCTTCTGGCGCGGTTCATGATCTGCGCACCGGGCTTGCCTTCGACCTTGCTGCCTATCGCGCACGGTTCAAGTCGGCGCAACTGCCTCAGCGATTCTTCCCGGCATGA